A section of the Pedobacter sp. HDW13 genome encodes:
- a CDS encoding TonB-dependent receptor domain-containing protein, translating into MIKIYTLFVAALFFIPQLLYAQGTGTISGKITALSASQPVEFVNVVLMKPGNTAIVKREVTDAKGNYKLSNVPDGTYFIIASFIGYQNLKTATFVIGPANRRIIQDIKLDGGAKNLDEVSVVSKKPLYNNTIDRKVYDVSQDILAKSGSASEVLANVPLVQVDVDGNISLRNSTATILINGKVSPLMGANAAAALQQLPANSIERIEVITNPSAKYKPDGMGGIINIVLKKNVKRGLNGTVIANIGNGERYNASANVNYNPGKINIYGSYSLKQDYRQRTNANNRIQTDPLTGGIRYYNDFAVQNARPFSNVAGLGIDYNISNKTTIGLSGNFYLRNMHKHDVTSKRVSAATVLEQDYDRRRENFEQEKNLDATVYAEHNFKKSDHKLRLEFNLSHSPEVEDNHYTNSFRYPNMADQLDNTLIKQTADQKHAAITYENPVTAHSKIEAGYDGQYNKEDLDFYGEAFNNQQQKFLTDLNKTNRFIYHENVHALYGTYALEVKKLGAMLGLRGEYSDITSKLITTGEVIPNHYFKLYPTIHFTYKLTDNKELQLNYSRRVRRPEADELNPFAEYADPTNVRVGNPFLLPEIIHSVELGYQWSSNHFSILPGVYYRYTYNRFTAITTPLNDSVLVTRQQNLSSDKAFGADVVLTVHPNDKLSFNVIPNVFYNQIDASNLGYSGKKSTVTWSANFNGSYTLPWGMAMQLNSIYKSARLTPQGKFLPSFVLNIGLREEVLKKKGSVYLTVSDLFKSQRQVAELQSQFLIQQVNQRSNSRIFYLGFNYNFGIIKKKKDLQFDNSQ; encoded by the coding sequence ATGATTAAAATTTATACCCTATTTGTTGCTGCTCTATTCTTTATTCCCCAGTTACTTTATGCACAAGGCACCGGAACAATTTCAGGGAAAATTACAGCGCTATCTGCCAGTCAACCAGTAGAATTTGTAAACGTTGTTTTAATGAAACCGGGTAATACTGCTATTGTAAAAAGAGAAGTAACAGATGCAAAAGGGAATTATAAGTTAAGCAATGTGCCAGATGGTACCTATTTTATTATAGCCAGTTTTATTGGTTACCAAAACCTGAAAACAGCAACATTTGTAATTGGCCCTGCCAACAGAAGAATAATACAGGATATAAAGCTGGATGGCGGAGCAAAAAATCTTGACGAGGTTTCAGTAGTTTCTAAAAAGCCGCTTTACAATAATACAATCGATAGAAAAGTTTATGATGTATCCCAGGATATTTTGGCCAAATCAGGATCGGCAAGCGAAGTATTGGCTAATGTACCTTTAGTTCAGGTAGACGTGGATGGAAACATCAGTTTGCGAAATTCTACCGCAACCATACTTATTAACGGAAAAGTTTCACCGCTAATGGGGGCAAATGCAGCAGCAGCTTTACAGCAATTGCCCGCAAATAGTATCGAGAGGATAGAAGTAATTACCAATCCATCAGCTAAATATAAACCCGATGGAATGGGTGGTATAATTAATATTGTGTTAAAGAAAAATGTTAAAAGAGGCCTTAACGGAACTGTGATAGCCAATATTGGGAATGGCGAACGCTATAATGCCAGCGCAAATGTGAATTATAATCCGGGAAAGATTAATATTTATGGCAGTTATAGCCTAAAACAAGATTACCGTCAAAGAACAAATGCCAATAACCGCATACAAACCGACCCGCTTACCGGGGGCATTCGTTATTATAATGATTTTGCCGTTCAAAATGCCAGACCGTTTTCAAATGTTGCAGGTTTAGGGATCGATTATAATATTTCGAACAAAACCACTATTGGTTTATCGGGTAACTTTTATCTCCGTAACATGCATAAACATGATGTAACAAGTAAAAGGGTTAGCGCGGCGACTGTACTGGAACAGGATTATGACAGACGAAGAGAAAACTTTGAGCAGGAAAAGAACCTGGATGCCACAGTATATGCCGAACATAATTTTAAGAAGAGTGATCATAAATTGAGGCTTGAGTTTAATCTTTCGCATTCGCCAGAGGTAGAGGATAATCATTACACCAACTCATTCCGTTACCCCAATATGGCCGATCAGCTTGATAATACTTTAATTAAGCAAACTGCCGATCAGAAACATGCAGCTATTACTTATGAAAACCCGGTTACAGCACACAGTAAAATAGAAGCAGGTTATGACGGGCAGTACAATAAAGAAGATCTCGATTTTTATGGCGAAGCATTTAATAACCAGCAGCAAAAATTTTTAACAGATTTGAATAAAACCAACCGTTTTATTTATCACGAAAATGTACATGCACTGTATGGAACTTATGCTTTAGAAGTAAAAAAACTTGGTGCAATGTTGGGCTTAAGAGGCGAATATTCTGATATCACTTCTAAATTAATAACTACAGGCGAGGTAATACCAAATCATTATTTTAAGCTTTATCCCACCATCCATTTTACCTATAAACTTACCGATAACAAAGAGTTACAGTTAAATTATAGCCGCAGGGTAAGAAGACCTGAAGCTGATGAGTTAAATCCGTTTGCCGAATATGCAGATCCAACAAATGTAAGAGTGGGAAACCCGTTTTTACTTCCAGAAATTATTCACTCCGTGGAGCTGGGCTACCAATGGAGTAGCAATCATTTTAGCATATTACCAGGTGTTTATTACCGATATACCTATAACCGTTTTACCGCTATTACAACACCATTAAATGATTCTGTTTTGGTTACCCGCCAGCAAAACCTAAGTAGCGATAAAGCTTTCGGAGCCGATGTTGTTTTAACTGTTCATCCAAATGATAAGTTAAGCTTTAATGTAATTCCAAATGTGTTTTACAATCAGATTGATGCTTCAAACCTCGGTTATTCAGGTAAAAAATCAACAGTTACCTGGTCGGCAAACTTTAATGGGAGTTATACGCTTCCTTGGGGAATGGCTATGCAGCTTAATTCTATTTATAAATCAGCAAGATTAACACCTCAGGGCAAATTCCTGCCCAGTTTTGTGTTAAATATTGGTTTAAGGGAAGAAGTGTTAAAGAAAAAAGGTTCGGTTTATCTTACCGTTTCCGATTTGTTTAAATCGCAGAGGCAGGTGGCTGAGTTGCAATCGCAATTTTTAATACAGCAGGTTAATCAGCGGAGTAATTCGAGGATTTTTTATCTGGGGTTCAATTATAATTTTGGCATAATCAAGAAAAAGAAAGACCTGCAGTTCGATAACAGCCAATAA
- a CDS encoding VOC family protein: MEEQQKQAENSIIPKVTGIGGIFFFSHNPKDTKAWYAKNLGFDVNEWGSVSFDSRNVHRPEEINSLQWSPFKNGDEYFAPSKKDFMINYLVQNIEGLVTQLKENGVTVLDDIATYDFGKFVHIMDAEGNKIELWEPADNSQQANEIKG; the protein is encoded by the coding sequence ATGGAAGAGCAACAAAAACAAGCAGAAAACTCAATCATACCTAAAGTAACGGGCATTGGCGGCATATTCTTTTTTTCACATAACCCCAAAGATACCAAAGCCTGGTATGCTAAAAACCTGGGCTTCGATGTTAACGAATGGGGCTCGGTAAGTTTTGATTCGAGAAATGTGCATAGGCCTGAAGAAATTAACTCGTTACAATGGAGTCCGTTCAAAAATGGTGATGAATACTTTGCCCCTTCCAAAAAAGATTTCATGATCAATTACCTGGTTCAGAACATTGAGGGGCTGGTAACCCAACTGAAAGAAAACGGTGTAACAGTGCTGGATGATATTGCAACCTACGATTTCGGAAAGTTTGTACACATTATGGATGCCGAAGGCAATAAAATTGAACTTTGGGAACCGGCTGATAATAGTCAGCAAGCAAACGAGATTAAAGGGTAA
- a CDS encoding sulfatase has product MKKRLNAILYFFVFVPCLTIAQQKPNIIFINMDDMGWRDAGFMGSKFYETPVMDKLATQGMVFTNGYASASNCAPSRASMLSGLWQTRHGIYTVGSSERGDSKNRKLVPVKNIEVLNAGFKIFPQLLKENGYNTCIAGKWHMSDNPLTYGFDVNIGGSHAGSPKSYYPPYGNVKIDGPNNQYLTDLITDKAIDYIKNQKASKPFFLYYASYGVHSPIQKVDSLMHKFKDKPADDGQRNQAYATMLNNEDRNIGRLIQTLEAQGMMQNTLIIFTSDNGGFNQVTWQHPLRAGKGSYFEGGTRVPLVFVWKGKIKAGTTSDIPVTNLDLYPTLMQVANIKAYPKVDGNSIYNYLLTQKPEKVITERPLYWYFPIYLEGGNAETNDNIFRTRPGETIRKGDWKLHHYFEDDTVQLYNLKNDIGEKHNVAKQNPKIVEALLALLKNWVQKVHAPAVTTLNKDYIPLNAKQNK; this is encoded by the coding sequence ATGAAAAAGCGCTTAAATGCAATACTCTATTTTTTTGTGTTTGTTCCCTGCTTAACCATAGCCCAACAAAAACCCAACATTATATTCATTAATATGGATGATATGGGATGGCGTGATGCAGGCTTTATGGGGTCGAAATTTTACGAAACTCCTGTAATGGATAAATTGGCAACACAAGGTATGGTTTTTACCAATGGCTACGCGTCGGCATCTAATTGCGCGCCCAGTAGAGCGAGTATGCTTAGCGGTTTATGGCAAACCCGCCATGGCATTTATACCGTAGGTAGTTCTGAGCGTGGCGATAGCAAAAACCGTAAGCTGGTGCCTGTAAAAAATATAGAGGTGCTTAATGCCGGTTTCAAAATTTTTCCGCAGCTGTTAAAAGAAAATGGATATAATACCTGTATAGCCGGCAAATGGCACATGAGCGACAATCCCCTAACCTACGGTTTCGATGTAAACATTGGCGGATCGCATGCCGGAAGTCCGAAAAGCTATTACCCGCCTTACGGCAATGTAAAAATTGATGGACCAAATAACCAATACCTAACCGATTTAATTACCGATAAAGCCATCGATTATATTAAAAACCAAAAAGCCAGCAAGCCTTTCTTTTTATATTATGCATCATATGGCGTGCATAGCCCCATCCAAAAGGTAGATAGTTTAATGCATAAATTTAAAGACAAACCAGCCGACGATGGCCAACGTAACCAGGCCTATGCCACTATGCTGAATAACGAAGACCGTAATATTGGCCGGTTAATCCAAACGCTCGAAGCGCAGGGAATGATGCAAAACACCCTTATAATTTTCACCTCAGATAATGGCGGTTTTAACCAGGTTACCTGGCAGCATCCTTTAAGGGCCGGTAAAGGCAGTTATTTTGAAGGTGGTACACGTGTTCCGCTGGTATTTGTGTGGAAGGGTAAAATTAAAGCTGGTACTACCAGCGATATTCCGGTAACCAACCTTGATCTTTATCCAACACTGATGCAGGTAGCCAATATAAAAGCGTACCCTAAAGTGGATGGCAATAGCATTTACAATTACCTGCTAACGCAAAAACCTGAAAAAGTAATTACTGAGCGCCCGTTATACTGGTATTTCCCTATTTATTTAGAAGGTGGAAATGCTGAAACGAACGATAATATATTCAGAACGCGCCCTGGCGAAACGATACGTAAAGGCGATTGGAAACTGCACCATTATTTTGAAGATGATACAGTGCAGCTTTATAACCTGAAAAACGATATCGGCGAAAAACACAATGTAGCCAAACAAAACCCCAAAATAGTGGAAGCATTACTTGCCCTGTTAAAAAACTGGGTACAAAAGGTGCATGCACCAGCTGTAACAACCTTAAACAAAGATTATATTCCATTGAACGCAAAACAAAATAAATAA
- a CDS encoding GlxA family transcriptional regulator: MKHITILVPDGPNNLSSIIGSYKILSRANAYWQENGHEALFKIELAGISDEVNYYDGLFSVKPHRHISSISRTNLVIIPSLNHNYEKAIEGNQVLTNWILKQYQQGAEIASMCTGAFLLAATGLLDGKSCSTHWVVADNFRNKFPKVHLKTDQLITDENGIYTNGGAYSFLNLLLYLIEKNFDRQTAIYCAKVFQIEMDRHSQSSFIIFKGQKLHSDEMVKEAQCYLENNLNQKIAVEDLSARFAVGRRNFDRRFIKATGNTPIEYLQRAKIESAKRAFETSRKSINEVMYEVGYADAKAFREVFRKITGISPLEYRNRYNKDLQS, encoded by the coding sequence ATGAAACACATTACCATACTGGTTCCCGATGGACCGAACAACCTGAGCAGCATTATCGGCTCTTATAAAATACTTAGCAGGGCAAACGCATATTGGCAGGAAAACGGTCATGAAGCATTGTTTAAAATTGAACTGGCAGGCATTTCGGATGAAGTAAACTATTACGATGGTTTATTTAGCGTTAAACCACACCGGCATATATCATCAATTAGTCGTACCAATCTGGTAATTATCCCATCATTAAACCACAATTACGAAAAAGCAATTGAAGGAAACCAGGTGTTAACCAACTGGATTTTAAAACAATACCAGCAGGGCGCCGAAATTGCCAGCATGTGTACCGGCGCGTTCCTTTTGGCTGCTACCGGTTTATTAGATGGTAAGAGCTGTTCTACTCATTGGGTAGTTGCCGATAATTTCAGGAACAAATTTCCGAAAGTACATTTAAAAACAGACCAGTTGATTACGGATGAAAACGGGATATATACCAACGGTGGTGCTTATTCTTTTCTAAACCTGCTGCTGTACCTGATTGAAAAGAATTTCGACCGGCAAACCGCTATTTACTGCGCCAAAGTTTTCCAAATCGAAATGGATAGACATAGCCAATCGTCGTTTATTATTTTTAAGGGGCAAAAGCTGCACAGCGATGAAATGGTAAAAGAAGCACAATGCTACCTGGAGAACAACCTGAACCAAAAAATCGCTGTGGAAGATTTATCTGCCCGTTTTGCAGTAGGCAGAAGAAATTTCGACAGGAGGTTTATCAAAGCCACAGGTAACACGCCTATTGAATATTTACAACGGGCCAAAATAGAATCGGCCAAAAGGGCTTTCGAAACCAGCCGAAAAAGCATTAACGAGGTGATGTACGAAGTAGGCTATGCTGATGCAAAAGCTTTCCGTGAGGTATTTAGAAAAATAACCGGAATATCGCCTCTGGAATACAGAAACAGGTACAATAAAGATTTACAGAGTTAA
- a CDS encoding response regulator transcription factor: MKILVIEDEQALLESILAYFTGEGNICEHASDFAAANEKISLYNYDCILLDLGLPDGEGLELLTRLKQLKKRDGVLIISARHSLDDKLAGLDLGADDYLVKPFHLSELKARVSAIIRRKNFDGNNVIVFNEITVDVSAMKITVKGNPAILTKKEFDLLVYFLSNRNKVVTKNAMAEHLWGDEMDLSDDFDFIYTHVKNLRKKLLEAGAADYLRSVYGIGYKFGDI; this comes from the coding sequence ATGAAAATTTTAGTTATAGAAGATGAGCAGGCTTTATTGGAGAGTATTCTGGCCTATTTTACAGGTGAGGGTAATATTTGTGAACACGCTTCAGATTTTGCTGCTGCAAATGAAAAAATATCGCTCTATAACTACGATTGCATTCTTCTGGATTTAGGATTGCCGGATGGCGAAGGCCTGGAGTTATTAACCCGGCTTAAACAACTGAAGAAAAGAGATGGCGTACTGATTATTTCAGCAAGGCATTCTCTGGATGATAAACTCGCCGGACTTGATCTTGGTGCCGATGATTATCTGGTTAAGCCATTTCATTTATCTGAGCTGAAAGCCAGGGTAAGTGCCATTATCCGTAGAAAAAATTTCGATGGTAACAATGTGATTGTCTTTAATGAAATAACTGTCGATGTATCGGCCATGAAAATAACGGTTAAGGGAAACCCGGCAATATTAACCAAGAAGGAGTTCGATCTTTTGGTTTATTTTCTGTCTAACCGCAACAAAGTAGTCACTAAAAATGCAATGGCCGAGCACCTTTGGGGCGACGAAATGGACCTGTCGGATGATTTCGACTTTATTTACACACACGTTAAAAATCTCCGTAAAAAACTACTCGAAGCCGGAGCGGCCGATTATCTGCGTTCGGTTTATGGAATTGGCTATAAATTTGGCGATATATGA
- a CDS encoding HD domain-containing protein, which yields MEKEQGMLLGKVETFVKGLLEQELHNNMYFHNFEHTLLVVEAVKIIGKQSNLSENELLLLTLSAFLHDVGYTKQYIGHELASAEIARSFLLENGFEHHQIEVVINCIMATKYPQLPNTDLEKIICDADFYHFSFQNYIAFAARLKKEWEQNLNLVYSDREWDAINIKMLAGHEYFTDYGKKTLQKKKNLNIEKLIQRFT from the coding sequence ATGGAAAAGGAACAGGGAATGTTGCTTGGAAAAGTAGAGACTTTCGTTAAAGGACTTTTAGAACAGGAGCTGCACAATAATATGTACTTTCATAATTTTGAACATACTTTGCTGGTAGTAGAGGCCGTTAAAATTATCGGAAAGCAAAGCAACCTGAGCGAAAACGAATTACTGTTGCTTACCCTGTCAGCTTTTTTACACGATGTGGGTTACACTAAACAATACATTGGGCATGAGTTGGCCAGTGCCGAAATTGCCCGTAGTTTTTTACTAGAAAATGGTTTTGAACACCACCAGATAGAAGTGGTAATCAATTGCATTATGGCCACAAAATACCCCCAATTACCCAATACCGATTTAGAAAAAATAATCTGCGATGCGGATTTTTATCATTTTTCCTTTCAAAATTATATCGCCTTTGCAGCCCGCCTTAAAAAAGAGTGGGAGCAAAACCTCAATTTGGTATACTCAGATAGAGAGTGGGATGCCATAAATATAAAGATGCTTGCCGGACATGAGTATTTTACAGATTATGGCAAAAAGACCCTGCAGAAGAAAAAAAATCTGAATATAGAAAAATTAATACAGCGGTTTACGTAA
- a CDS encoding glycoside hydrolase family 27 protein: MMNFNPALKKISFLITACLLGFYPALHAQEAKAPIMGWSSWNNFRVKIDEKMIREQADAMISSGLYDAGYRFINIDDGFFGGRDASGKLFVDQQKFPSGMRLLTDYIHSKKLKAGIYTDAGLNTCGSIWDNDQKGIGVGIYSHLDEDCNLFFKEWNFNFLKVDWCGGEKMKLDEQTEYSKIIRAVKAIDKNIVFNVCRWQFPGKWAITEADSWRISGDISASFASILKIIDLNADLHPYASAGHYNDMDMLQVGRGMSYEEDKTHFSMWCMLNSPLLAGNDLRSMSKQTIEILTNKEIIALNQDKGFKQASRVLKTGDMEVWLKPLGTGDKVIAIMNRGNQTTEFNLDAKSLGINSRSRLRDLWQHTDLGSLKKQKTFSIPAHGVVVLKVKS, from the coding sequence ATGATGAATTTTAATCCTGCACTTAAAAAGATTAGTTTTTTAATAACGGCTTGTTTATTGGGTTTTTACCCAGCTTTGCATGCCCAGGAGGCTAAAGCACCGATAATGGGCTGGAGCAGCTGGAACAATTTCAGGGTTAAAATTGATGAAAAGATGATCAGGGAGCAAGCTGATGCCATGATATCGTCGGGATTGTACGATGCGGGTTACCGCTTTATTAATATCGACGATGGCTTTTTTGGCGGGAGAGATGCCTCGGGCAAGCTCTTTGTAGACCAGCAAAAATTCCCTTCCGGAATGAGATTGCTAACCGATTATATTCACAGTAAAAAGCTCAAAGCCGGTATTTATACAGATGCTGGTTTAAATACCTGCGGGTCTATCTGGGATAACGATCAAAAAGGAATTGGAGTGGGAATTTATTCGCACCTGGATGAAGATTGTAACCTGTTTTTTAAAGAATGGAACTTTAATTTTTTAAAGGTAGACTGGTGTGGGGGCGAGAAAATGAAACTGGATGAGCAAACCGAGTACTCCAAAATTATCCGTGCAGTTAAAGCCATCGATAAAAATATTGTTTTTAATGTTTGCCGCTGGCAGTTTCCTGGAAAGTGGGCCATAACCGAGGCCGATTCGTGGCGGATATCGGGCGATATTAGTGCAAGCTTCGCTTCAATCCTTAAAATTATCGACCTCAATGCCGATTTACATCCATACGCTTCAGCTGGCCATTATAACGATATGGATATGCTGCAGGTAGGCAGGGGTATGAGTTACGAAGAAGATAAAACGCATTTTTCGATGTGGTGCATGCTTAATTCACCTTTACTGGCCGGAAATGATTTGCGCTCAATGTCAAAACAAACCATCGAAATACTAACCAACAAGGAAATCATAGCCTTAAACCAGGATAAAGGTTTTAAGCAGGCCAGCAGGGTTTTGAAAACTGGTGATATGGAGGTTTGGCTAAAACCATTGGGAACGGGCGATAAAGTCATTGCCATCATGAACCGTGGTAATCAAACAACCGAATTTAATCTTGATGCCAAAAGTTTGGGTATAAATAGTCGCAGCCGGTTAAGAGACCTTTGGCAGCATACGGATTTGGGAAGCCTGAAAAAACAAAAAACATTTTCTATTCCCGCGCATGGGGTAGTGGTGCTTAAAGTAAAGTCTTAA
- a CDS encoding LTA synthase family protein, whose amino-acid sequence MSIKEKTSKLLENRFGPVFLATLLLCSISLLTRITLLIYSAASFDWSVLNLIKVLLIGLFYDLAAASFAIIPLVIYLWLFPAKAYTSKTSRVLLFIYFFVVVLTLIFNAVSECFFWEEFSVRYNFIAVDYLVYTTEVIGNIRQSYPINTILTALIILTAGIVYLLRKLITVSTYQQTRFSKRTKTAVILLCVPIFTYFCVSHKWKNNSSNQYVNELSGNGMYEFGYAFWHNQLDYDTFYKTLPIKSAANILQHLLQADSASRTDIGTSRTINNGGTENRMNVVLISVESLSAEFLGTFGNTQNITPQLDSLAKEGLLFSNLYASGTRTVRGLEALSLCIPPTPGQSIVKRPDNKNLFTLGNVFRSKGYNSRFIYGGYGYFDNMNEFFSNNGYEVTDRSALQDSEIHYSNIWGVADEDLFTLSLRELDKDYKNNKPFFAQIMTVSNHRPYTYPEGRIDIPSHTGREGAVKYTDYAIGKFIREAKQKPWFANTLFIIVADHCASSAGKVELPVDKYHIPMIFYSPGHIAPGKFEKLTAQIDIGPTILGYLNFSYDSKFFGQDVFKMKDSDERAFISTYQSLGYIKNKQLVVLDPNKKANTYQPDFKTGNAEKRPADQKLINEAIANYQMASYLYQNGLYGFDVKRK is encoded by the coding sequence ATGAGTATTAAAGAAAAAACAAGTAAACTATTAGAAAACAGGTTTGGTCCTGTTTTTCTGGCTACCCTGTTATTGTGTAGCATTTCGTTATTAACCCGCATTACGCTATTAATTTATAGCGCGGCTTCTTTCGACTGGTCTGTTTTAAACCTTATAAAGGTTTTGCTAATCGGTTTGTTTTACGATCTGGCCGCAGCATCTTTTGCCATTATACCGCTGGTTATTTATTTGTGGCTTTTCCCGGCAAAAGCCTATACCAGCAAAACCAGCAGGGTATTACTGTTTATATATTTTTTCGTTGTTGTTTTAACACTCATTTTCAATGCCGTTTCCGAATGTTTTTTTTGGGAAGAATTTTCTGTACGTTATAACTTTATTGCTGTAGATTATCTGGTGTATACCACAGAGGTGATTGGGAATATACGCCAATCGTACCCCATTAATACCATTTTAACAGCACTGATTATTTTAACCGCAGGCATAGTTTACCTGTTAAGAAAGCTGATTACAGTATCTACCTACCAACAAACACGCTTTAGCAAAAGAACCAAAACTGCAGTCATTTTGCTTTGTGTGCCCATTTTCACTTATTTCTGTGTAAGCCACAAATGGAAAAACAACAGCAGCAACCAATATGTAAACGAACTCTCGGGCAATGGTATGTACGAATTCGGTTATGCTTTTTGGCATAATCAGCTCGATTACGATACCTTTTACAAAACGCTGCCGATTAAAAGTGCCGCAAATATTTTACAGCATTTACTCCAAGCAGACTCGGCTAGCAGAACCGACATTGGTACCTCCAGAACGATAAACAACGGCGGAACTGAAAACAGAATGAATGTGGTGCTGATTAGTGTAGAGAGTTTAAGTGCGGAATTTTTAGGCACCTTCGGTAATACACAAAACATTACACCTCAGTTAGATTCGCTGGCTAAAGAGGGTTTACTGTTTAGCAATTTATATGCATCGGGTACGAGAACCGTGCGTGGATTGGAAGCACTTTCACTTTGTATCCCTCCTACTCCAGGCCAATCCATAGTGAAACGTCCTGATAATAAAAACCTTTTTACTTTAGGCAATGTATTCCGCTCTAAAGGCTACAACAGCCGCTTTATATATGGTGGTTATGGTTATTTCGATAACATGAACGAATTCTTTTCGAACAATGGTTATGAGGTAACTGACAGAAGTGCCTTGCAGGATTCGGAAATCCATTATTCTAATATATGGGGAGTGGCAGACGAAGATCTGTTTACGCTTTCATTGCGCGAGTTGGATAAAGATTATAAAAACAATAAACCGTTTTTCGCTCAAATTATGACGGTTTCTAACCACCGCCCCTACACTTATCCTGAAGGCAGAATAGATATCCCATCGCACACAGGAAGAGAAGGTGCTGTAAAATATACCGACTATGCCATTGGCAAATTTATACGCGAAGCCAAACAAAAGCCCTGGTTTGCAAATACCTTATTTATTATTGTAGCCGATCATTGTGCATCAAGTGCTGGTAAAGTAGAATTACCAGTTGATAAATACCACATCCCGATGATTTTTTATAGTCCGGGACACATTGCACCGGGTAAATTCGAAAAACTTACTGCACAGATTGATATTGGCCCAACCATTTTAGGCTATTTAAATTTCAGCTACGACAGCAAATTTTTCGGCCAGGATGTATTTAAAATGAAAGATTCGGATGAAAGGGCATTTATTAGTACCTACCAAAGTTTAGGTTACATTAAAAACAAGCAACTGGTTGTGCTCGATCCTAATAAAAAAGCAAATACCTATCAGCCCGATTTCAAAACAGGAAACGCAGAAAAACGCCCAGCAGATCAAAAACTGATTAATGAAGCCATTGCCAATTATCAAATGGCCTCCTATCTGTATCAAAATGGATTATACGGTTTTGATGTTAAACGGAAGTAG
- a CDS encoding helix-turn-helix domain-containing protein, with translation MGINIGLLIWKEMKVKGMSREQLADEVQISKHRVGTILKSTSIDTDLLTRISIALDVNFFEYFRRDEDLAKIEIDSGTKHNQEIIDLKCLNGDKNKLLELYEETIKSQKKIIASLENLTKT, from the coding sequence ATGGGTATAAATATTGGATTACTGATCTGGAAAGAGATGAAAGTTAAAGGAATGAGCAGGGAACAGCTTGCTGATGAGGTACAGATTAGTAAGCACCGTGTGGGTACAATACTGAAATCGACTTCAATAGACACAGACCTCCTTACCCGAATTTCTATAGCTCTTGACGTTAACTTTTTCGAGTATTTCCGCAGAGATGAAGACCTGGCTAAGATAGAAATAGACTCTGGGACAAAGCATAATCAGGAAATCATTGATTTAAAATGCCTAAACGGCGATAAAAACAAGCTCCTGGAGCTTTACGAGGAAACCATTAAAAGCCAGAAAAAGATTATTGCTTCGTTAGAAAATCTAACTAAAACTTAA
- a CDS encoding SRPBCC domain-containing protein codes for MEKQNFTAAIEVDQSPKEVINAITNVRGWWSEDIEGNTAALNAEFIYHYRDVHYCKAKLIELVADQKVVWQVLDNYFNFIDDKSEWIGTKLVFDISTADNKTVVTFTHEGLVPQYECFEICREAWTNYIKGSLYQLITTGKGQPNPKEGDGYNTELAKKWQLEA; via the coding sequence ATGGAAAAACAAAATTTTACAGCTGCCATTGAGGTAGATCAAAGCCCAAAAGAAGTAATTAACGCCATTACCAATGTACGTGGTTGGTGGTCGGAAGATATAGAAGGTAACACAGCAGCGCTAAATGCCGAATTTATTTACCACTACCGCGATGTGCACTATTGTAAGGCGAAACTGATAGAACTGGTTGCGGATCAAAAAGTAGTATGGCAGGTGCTCGATAACTACTTTAATTTTATTGATGATAAAAGTGAATGGATCGGTACTAAACTTGTTTTCGATATTTCGACAGCAGACAACAAAACTGTTGTAACTTTTACCCATGAGGGACTGGTGCCGCAATACGAATGTTTCGAAATTTGCCGAGAAGCCTGGACCAATTACATTAAAGGAAGTTTATACCAGCTCATTACAACAGGCAAGGGACAGCCAAACCCGAAAGAAGGTGATGGTTACAATACCGAACTGGCTAAAAAATGGCAACTGGAGGCCTGA